One Verrucomicrobiota bacterium genomic window carries:
- a CDS encoding ubiquitin-like protein UBact — translation MPDSAQKQRPAGPGGGGEGGGSEPSAPKVDKPNVDDLLKKMKKVDPDQARRYRQRTGE, via the coding sequence ATGCCCGATTCAGCTCAAAAGCAGCGGCCCGCCGGACCCGGCGGGGGAGGGGAGGGGGGCGGTTCCGAGCCCTCCGCGCCCAAGGTGGACAAGCCCAATGTGGACGACCTGCTCAAGAAAATGAAGAAGGTTGATCCCGATCAGGCGCGCCGTTATCGGCAAAGGACCGGCGAATGA
- a CDS encoding proteasome subunit alpha, producing the protein MSADTVAGDFLSLLAARRIEPLRAESGTHAPPYTEGTTVFAFHCAEGVLVAGDRRATAGNWIVTDRIEKIIEVDDASLLAIAGAPAIAFEMARVLQTSFEYYRRSQLQPLSLAAKVRALARLLRENLPMTLQGVGVVMPLFAACDPKDPQGPPRIFFYDPLGAQFQAVDFAASGSGSGTIRSILDYQSRFGVPKPSALGRVEATVLALRLLAVAAAHDSATGGVQPGISHFATLRLLARGRIETITEAEQRAAWERAGIDKDPQFP; encoded by the coding sequence ATGAGCGCCGACACCGTGGCGGGCGACTTTTTGTCGCTGCTCGCGGCCCGGCGCATCGAACCTCTGCGAGCCGAGTCGGGGACGCACGCGCCGCCCTACACGGAGGGCACCACCGTCTTTGCTTTTCATTGCGCCGAAGGCGTCCTGGTGGCGGGTGATCGCCGGGCCACGGCGGGCAACTGGATCGTGACGGACCGGATCGAGAAGATCATCGAAGTGGACGATGCTTCTTTGCTGGCGATCGCCGGAGCGCCCGCGATCGCGTTCGAGATGGCCAGGGTGTTGCAAACCTCCTTCGAGTATTACCGACGCAGCCAGTTGCAACCGCTCAGCTTGGCCGCCAAGGTCCGTGCCTTGGCGCGTTTGTTGCGTGAGAATCTGCCCATGACCCTTCAAGGGGTGGGCGTGGTCATGCCGCTGTTCGCGGCCTGCGATCCGAAAGATCCGCAAGGGCCGCCGCGCATTTTCTTCTACGATCCGCTGGGGGCTCAATTCCAGGCCGTGGACTTCGCGGCCTCTGGTTCAGGTTCGGGCACCATCCGCAGCATCCTGGATTACCAGTCCCGATTTGGAGTGCCCAAACCTTCCGCGCTGGGTCGTGTCGAGGCGACGGTGCTGGCTTTACGGCTCCTGGCGGTCGCGGCGGCGCATGACTCCGCGACGGGAGGCGTGCAGCCGGGCATCAGCCACTTCGCGACCTTGCGCCTGCTGGCCCGCGGGCGGATCGAAACCATTACCGAGGCGGAACAGCGCGCCGCCTGGGAGCGCGCCGGGATAGACAAAGATCCTCAATTTCCATGA
- a CDS encoding peptidase, producing MNRIVGLETEYGCLTTDPAGSPPVVARTRNWIFENHRLGLADVHQRDWDEPAGNGGFLFNGGRAYVDMGHMEYCTPECQSLRDLIAFDRAGDRMLHHAIQGLGLSSLAGFIRNNVDHYSGATFGCHENYLVRRGAPLNDRTIYALLGFLTLRVLYTGAGRVGGMSHGDVSLRTEAPGASEIPTPVFQISQRADYINNDLFEWVQFNRAIINTRDEPLADPSRFRRLHLIHGDSNVLPFALFLKAGTTSLVLDLLEIDQIPTLSLADAVASFREISVRPHGPWNVRTEETGETPALDLLRKYWEAAHRFFARRDRETDDVLEAWGQTLDALQRNPEELVGRVDWITKQWLLRQFVEHEGVPWNDPVLRSLDLEYHHLDPKRGLGLASETPDPRWTPQETEIEQALNHPPANTRASIRSRVMDSLRRADRSYCVDWEVIDADGLPSLHMINPFDSDSSAAQRWLQSWTVSPAPARPARPGPEPLV from the coding sequence ATGAACCGGATCGTCGGATTGGAGACGGAGTATGGCTGCCTGACGACAGATCCCGCCGGGTCGCCGCCGGTGGTGGCGAGAACCCGCAATTGGATCTTCGAGAATCACCGCCTCGGATTGGCGGACGTGCATCAGCGCGATTGGGATGAACCGGCCGGCAACGGCGGATTCCTTTTCAACGGAGGGCGAGCCTACGTCGATATGGGGCATATGGAGTATTGCACCCCCGAATGCCAATCGCTGCGCGATTTGATTGCATTCGACCGGGCCGGAGACCGCATGCTTCATCACGCGATTCAGGGGCTGGGCTTGTCGAGCCTGGCGGGTTTCATTCGCAACAACGTGGATCACTACTCCGGGGCGACGTTCGGCTGTCATGAGAATTATCTGGTCCGGCGCGGGGCGCCTCTGAATGACCGCACCATCTATGCTTTGCTGGGCTTCTTGACGCTGCGGGTGCTCTATACCGGGGCGGGGCGGGTGGGCGGGATGTCGCATGGCGATGTCTCGCTGAGGACGGAAGCTCCGGGTGCGTCAGAAATCCCCACCCCGGTGTTCCAAATCAGCCAGCGGGCGGATTACATTAACAACGACCTGTTCGAATGGGTGCAGTTCAACCGGGCGATCATCAACACCCGCGATGAACCCCTGGCAGATCCCAGCCGATTCCGCAGACTGCACCTGATCCATGGGGACAGCAATGTGCTGCCCTTCGCCCTCTTCCTCAAAGCGGGGACGACTTCTTTGGTGCTGGATCTGCTCGAAATCGATCAGATCCCCACCCTCAGCCTTGCCGACGCCGTGGCGTCGTTCCGGGAAATCTCCGTCAGGCCACACGGGCCCTGGAATGTGCGAACGGAAGAAACCGGTGAAACACCGGCGCTCGATCTGCTCCGAAAGTATTGGGAGGCAGCGCATCGATTCTTCGCGCGCCGGGATCGCGAGACGGACGACGTGCTCGAAGCCTGGGGGCAGACTCTGGACGCTCTCCAGCGCAATCCCGAAGAACTCGTGGGACGCGTTGATTGGATCACCAAACAGTGGTTGTTGCGTCAGTTTGTGGAACACGAAGGCGTGCCATGGAACGATCCGGTCCTGCGCTCCCTGGATCTCGAGTACCATCATCTGGATCCGAAACGGGGACTGGGATTGGCGTCGGAAACACCCGATCCGCGCTGGACGCCGCAGGAGACTGAAATTGAACAGGCGCTGAACCATCCACCCGCGAATACGCGTGCCTCCATTCGGTCCCGCGTCATGGACTCGCTCCGGAGGGCCGATCGATCGTACTGCGTCGATTGGGAGGTGATCGATGCGGACGGCCTCCCATCGCTGCACATGATCAATCCGTTCGACTCGGACTCTTCGGCGGCGCAACGCTGGCTGCAGAGTTGGACGGTTTCGCCGGCTCCGGCGCGGCCGGCGCGGCCGGGGCCGGAACCCCTTGTGTAA